From Larus michahellis chromosome 8, bLarMic1.1, whole genome shotgun sequence, one genomic window encodes:
- the CIAO3 gene encoding cytosolic iron-sulfur assembly component 3 isoform X1: MASPFSGVLQLTDLDDYIGPSQECIKPVKVEKKPGKAAAKIRIEADGSYFQINQDGGAQKLEKAKITLNDCLACSGCITSAESVLITQQSHEELCKMLNFNKTAAPNEQKLVVVSVSPQSRASLAARCKMGVLETAKKLTAFLKSLGVHYVFDTTFSRNFSLLESQQEFVKRFRKQSEDKKALPMLASACPGWICYAEKTHGSFIIPYISTTKSPQQVMGSLIKGHFAEQQHLTPDQIYHVTVMPCYDKKLEASRPDFFSQEYQTRDVDCVITTGEVLKLLEQEGVSLSDVDPAPLDAMFSSAAEGELTGHSGGGSGGYLEHIYKYAAKELFGIQVDTIQYKPLKNKDFQEVTLEKDGVILLQFALAYGFRNIQNLVQKLKRGKSPYHYVEVMACPSGCLNGGGQIKLDGESSKDQLQQVERLYESLKTEIPEKNRTVNELYEQWLGGAESEKAAKALHTEYHAVEKTNTGFNIKW, from the exons ATGGCGTCTCCCTTCAGCGGGGTGCTGCAGCTGACGGACCTGGACGATTATATCGGGCCCTCCCAG GAATGTATCAAACctgtaaaagtggaaaaaaagcctggaaaagcagcagctaagATCAGAATTGAAGCAGATGGAAGCTATTTTCAGATCAATCAG GATGGAGGAGCACAAAAACTGGAAAAGGCTAAAATTACTCTGAACGACTGTTTAGCTTGTAGTGGCTGCATTACATCGGCAGAGAGTGTTTTAATCACTCAACAGAGCCATGAAGAGCTCtgcaaaatgctgaattttaacAAG ACTGCCGCTCCCAATGAGCAGAAATTGGTGGTGGTTTCTGTTTCACCACAATCCAGAGCTTCACTAGCTGCAAGATGTAAAATGGGTGTTCTGGAAACAGCAAAGAAGCTGACTGCGTTCTTAAAGAGTTTAG GTGTGCACTATGTTTTTGATACAACTTTTTCAAGAAACTTCAGCCTATTGGAGAGCCAACAAGAGTTTGTAAAACGCTTTCGAAAGCAATCTGAAGACAAAAAGGCTTTGCCAATGCTAGCTTCTGCCTGTCCAG GTTGGATTTGCTACGCAGAGAAAACCCATGGCAGTTTCATCATTCCTTATATCAGTACCACCAAGTCTCCACAGCAGGTCATGGGCTCCTTGATCAAGGGCCATTTTGCAGAACAGCAG CACTTAACACCTGACCAGATATACCATGTAACAGTGATGCCCTGTTATGACAAAAAGCTGGAGGCTTCAAGGCCAGACTTTTTCAGCCAAGAGTACCAAACTCGTGATGTGGACTGTGTAATCACCACAG GAGAAGTGCTAAAGTTGTTGGAACAAGAAGGAGTATCTCTGTCAGATGTAGATCCTGCTCCTTTGGATGCCAT gTTTAGTAGTGCTGCAGAAGGGGAGCTCACGGGCCACTCTGGAGGTGGTTCTGGTGGCTACTTGGAGCACATATACAAGTATGCAGCCAAGGAGCTCTTTGGAATTCAAGTGGATACAATTCAGTACAAACCTTTAAA AAACAAGGACTTCCAGGAGGTGACACTGGAGAAGGATGGAGTAATCCTGCTCCAGTTTGCTTTGGCGTACGGGTTTCGAAACATACAGAACTTGGTGCAAAAGCTGAAGCGAGGGAAATCGCCCTATCACTATGTTGAAGTCATGGCCTGCCCATCAG GCTGTTTAAATGGAGGTGGTCAGATCAAACTAGATGGTGAATCCAGCAAGGACCAGCTTCAGCAAGTTGAGAGGTTGTATGAGTCTCTTAAGACTGAAATTCCAGAGAAGAACCGGACTGTAAATGAACTCTACGAGCAGTGGCTGGGTGGCGCGGAGTCAGAAAAGGCTGCGAAAGCTTTGCATACAGAGTACCACGCAGtggagaaaacaaacactggATTTAACATCAAATGGTGA
- the CIAO3 gene encoding cytosolic iron-sulfur assembly component 3 isoform X2 — protein MMLEKCSFCKKGECIKPVKVEKKPGKAAAKIRIEADGSYFQINQDGGAQKLEKAKITLNDCLACSGCITSAESVLITQQSHEELCKMLNFNKTAAPNEQKLVVVSVSPQSRASLAARCKMGVLETAKKLTAFLKSLGVHYVFDTTFSRNFSLLESQQEFVKRFRKQSEDKKALPMLASACPGWICYAEKTHGSFIIPYISTTKSPQQVMGSLIKGHFAEQQHLTPDQIYHVTVMPCYDKKLEASRPDFFSQEYQTRDVDCVITTGEVLKLLEQEGVSLSDVDPAPLDAMFSSAAEGELTGHSGGGSGGYLEHIYKYAAKELFGIQVDTIQYKPLKNKDFQEVTLEKDGVILLQFALAYGFRNIQNLVQKLKRGKSPYHYVEVMACPSGCLNGGGQIKLDGESSKDQLQQVERLYESLKTEIPEKNRTVNELYEQWLGGAESEKAAKALHTEYHAVEKTNTGFNIKW, from the exons ATGATGCTGGAAAAGTGTTCCTTCTGTAAAAAAGGG GAATGTATCAAACctgtaaaagtggaaaaaaagcctggaaaagcagcagctaagATCAGAATTGAAGCAGATGGAAGCTATTTTCAGATCAATCAG GATGGAGGAGCACAAAAACTGGAAAAGGCTAAAATTACTCTGAACGACTGTTTAGCTTGTAGTGGCTGCATTACATCGGCAGAGAGTGTTTTAATCACTCAACAGAGCCATGAAGAGCTCtgcaaaatgctgaattttaacAAG ACTGCCGCTCCCAATGAGCAGAAATTGGTGGTGGTTTCTGTTTCACCACAATCCAGAGCTTCACTAGCTGCAAGATGTAAAATGGGTGTTCTGGAAACAGCAAAGAAGCTGACTGCGTTCTTAAAGAGTTTAG GTGTGCACTATGTTTTTGATACAACTTTTTCAAGAAACTTCAGCCTATTGGAGAGCCAACAAGAGTTTGTAAAACGCTTTCGAAAGCAATCTGAAGACAAAAAGGCTTTGCCAATGCTAGCTTCTGCCTGTCCAG GTTGGATTTGCTACGCAGAGAAAACCCATGGCAGTTTCATCATTCCTTATATCAGTACCACCAAGTCTCCACAGCAGGTCATGGGCTCCTTGATCAAGGGCCATTTTGCAGAACAGCAG CACTTAACACCTGACCAGATATACCATGTAACAGTGATGCCCTGTTATGACAAAAAGCTGGAGGCTTCAAGGCCAGACTTTTTCAGCCAAGAGTACCAAACTCGTGATGTGGACTGTGTAATCACCACAG GAGAAGTGCTAAAGTTGTTGGAACAAGAAGGAGTATCTCTGTCAGATGTAGATCCTGCTCCTTTGGATGCCAT gTTTAGTAGTGCTGCAGAAGGGGAGCTCACGGGCCACTCTGGAGGTGGTTCTGGTGGCTACTTGGAGCACATATACAAGTATGCAGCCAAGGAGCTCTTTGGAATTCAAGTGGATACAATTCAGTACAAACCTTTAAA AAACAAGGACTTCCAGGAGGTGACACTGGAGAAGGATGGAGTAATCCTGCTCCAGTTTGCTTTGGCGTACGGGTTTCGAAACATACAGAACTTGGTGCAAAAGCTGAAGCGAGGGAAATCGCCCTATCACTATGTTGAAGTCATGGCCTGCCCATCAG GCTGTTTAAATGGAGGTGGTCAGATCAAACTAGATGGTGAATCCAGCAAGGACCAGCTTCAGCAAGTTGAGAGGTTGTATGAGTCTCTTAAGACTGAAATTCCAGAGAAGAACCGGACTGTAAATGAACTCTACGAGCAGTGGCTGGGTGGCGCGGAGTCAGAAAAGGCTGCGAAAGCTTTGCATACAGAGTACCACGCAGtggagaaaacaaacactggATTTAACATCAAATGGTGA